In the Salmo trutta chromosome 13, fSalTru1.1, whole genome shotgun sequence genome, gtggatttatcggtggtgacagagtttcctatcctcagtgcagtgggcagctgggaggaggtgctcttattctcttaTTGTCTTACACCTACCTTCTGGAGGGTGTTCTTAATCTGGCCAACTGTTGTGAAGGGGCTTTTCTTCTGTCATCCACCACAGTTGTGGTCTTCTGGGCCTTTTGGTGTTGCTGAGCTCACAAGTGCGTTCTTTCTTTTGAAGAATGTACCAAATAGTTGATTTGGCCACACCTAATGTTTTTGCTATCTCTTTGAGTGTTTTTTTTCAGCCTAATGATGGCTTGCTTCACTGCAGTGACAGCTCTTTGGACTTCATATTGAGGGTTAACAGCAACAGATTCCAAATGCAAATGCCACACTTGAAATCATCTCTATATCTTTAATCTGTTTACTTGTAGATTAATTAATGAGGGAATAACACATACCTGGCCATGGAAGAGCTGAGCAGGGGGGGACAACAtctaaaaagtgctgtaattcctaCACTGTTCACCCGATTTGGATGTAAATACCAtcatattcattatttaatttcaactacaatatgctgtggtagacagcTACAATAATAATAACTTGGTCAATGTCCAAATATGTATAGACCAGATTGTATATATCTTACAATAACAAACATGAGGGGGCACCTTTCCTCTCCCTGGCAAAACAACCTGGATATTGCACTATAAACTAGTCACCAAAAACCACAAGCCTGTACAATACTGCTACTCTAACAGCTTCACAACAGCAGAGATGTTAACAGataacagaataataacataTCAGGACACTGCTCCCATCTCTTACTAATAGAatagggatacctagtcagttgaataactgaatgcattcaactgaaatacgtcttccgcatttaaaccaacccctctgaatcagagaggctgCCATAATGGACTTCCATGTCTTCGGCGcacgggaaacagtgggttaactgccttgctcaataATACCTTAACATAGTCACATAGAACAGATACAGAGCTGATCTGTGATTATACAGACAGGAGAAGCCACAGGCAGCAtcacaaacggcaccctattccctatgtagtgcacataTAGCAAATACCattggaccctggtcaaaagttgtgcactatatagagaatagggtgccatttgagatgcaacaTAACATAAGCATTTCTACACAGTAATGCTATGGGCacatacaaaaacagaaaaataTGTGATCGCTCACAGAATGTTATGCTGTGTATTTTTTAAATGGCAGACCTCTGATAATACCTCTCATTTTCTGTGTTATTATGTGAAGCCGTATTGGCAAATAAAACAAAATTATATTTAATTATATTCATGCTAAATTGATGCAAATACATGCATGTCATTCATCAGAAAGGCTGACAAGCGTTCCAtattgaggagaggagggaggtgggtggcagaggagaggaggggcacAACAGAAGCTGAGATAATTCGTTAATTTCCCCTGTTCCCACCCCCCCCTCTAtcgctctcttctttctctctcctcctcactctccgtGAGTAGTGAGGAGCCATGAGTGTTGTCCACCTCTCACTACTCACAGAGAGAGGCAGCTGACAGGAGAGCTGTATCTCAATCCGTCTCTCTGCAAAAACTAGAATCCTTTGTTCATGACTCCTCCTCCTCAATCGTATTGGAGGATAAGGtccaaggtccctcccctctAACCTTTTTCTCCAATCTACTTTGAGAAGGATGCGAGATCAGAGAatgtgaggaatcaaggaaatatgAATTGAGAAAGAGGCTAACACAGGGAGGCTGCTGACACGAGGAGGGGATATAACAGATGAAGAAAGGTGGGGGCCGGAGATCCAGAGGGGGTCGGGGTGGGGGGAGGATCCAGAGGGTGGAAGGCACAAGGCCCAGAAATTAACTGGCTACCCCACAGAGACACCATATTGTCTAGAATAATGATATTCAGACTATTAAAAACCCCAATGACAATGTCATTTTGAGATGAATGAATTTTGTGGGGGAACATGTCAGTGAGTCCCCATCCCGAGTGGGCAAAGTGTATTATTTCTCCCAGTGTGAAGCCTAATGCTGATCACACATATCTTTAAATGCCACACTCTTAATCTGAGTCCTATTGCACTGCCACTCCATTAGAGACTGTTGGTATAATCTGGATTTGACTTGGTGACTGAACCTCTCGTTGGCTGCCCTCCATCCCCAGTCCTCTATAATGCACAGCGAGATAGATGACAGAATAACATGGATGACCTTATTTGTCATGTTCTAACAGGATTATAAATAGAGACACACACTGAATATTATTATCCTCAATTAGCTGACTTCAATGGCCACATTATGAGATGCTGTTATTCCTATTGAGACTTTGAAATTGTTTAATATGGTCCGTCTTAATCAATATTATTATGGTTTTAGCTGGGTTTGGTCATAATCATTTACACTAATGGTGTCTATAATGCACCACAGTATTGTACATTCATAAAAACTTTTACACTGTCTGGGGCGATGGATTTGTGGCATCGAAAAATTATGTTATATTGTGAACTTAGACTCGTAATTGTCAAGCTGAAAAACCTCATGTCCAttttcagtctgtgtgtgtgtgtgtgcgtgataaACTATGGTGTCATCACAAAGCCATTTCAGCTATTAGACAAGAACTGTTGACCCCATGCCAGACCACTGACAGGAGGATCAGTCTTactaaaagaaagagagaaatgaagaATGGAGGGAAAAAAGAGAAGTGCAGTAGAGGCCAGCTCTGGAAACAAAGAAGCCTTCTACACATGGTAGGAAGTAGAAGTCATTGTATTGATTTACACAATCATGCATAAAGCTGGAGGGTAAGAGATTAGACTGAAATTAGGCTGGGTCAGAAATAGGTTCTAATGAAATTAGGCTGGGTCAGAGATAGGCGCTAAACCATATCTGCTATTGTGGATCTAACACATAGACAATACAGGATAGTGCAGGATAGTGTATctgagtagagtatagtagagtagagtagaacaggtTGTTAGTGTAGATCtatagtagagtagaacaggTTGTTAGTGTTGATCTATAGTAGAGTAGACCAAGGGTGTGTTCAGGTCGACAGAACGATGTGCAATGTTTAATTCACACACAAATGTACCTCAAAGGCTGTTGAAGAAAAGTGTGCACCGTTTTGAGGAAACGTGTAATTCAGTACAAACCGTCACGCAACGCAGCAAACATTGAACAGAACTGAACGCACCTCAGGTTGTTAGAGCTAAGTATTAACATTTCCATGTAGATCTGTGTAGGGTAGTCCAGGTTGCAGCCACATGCTTTAGATTAAAGAGGTGATAATCCTGAGGAAAAGCCCCTCCTCTATCACGCAGAGGTATGACCAGCCTCAtggccacactcacacacagttgGAAGTAGACTGTAGACTAGTCTGGATCTAATAAAGGCCAGTATACCTgctgatctacacacacacacacacacacacacacacacacacacacacacagagacagagacagagagagatggagaagaggtgTGGGttttcctcccatctctctccatatgGAACCAGTATAGAAAGTCCTACATTCACAAAACACTCCATGAAAGTGACCAAGAAAAATTTAAACTAGGAAGTGGTAGCTAGTTTTGTCAATATCTAACCCCAAACGATTTCTGTTGAATATCCATCTAAAATAATAATCAAGGTTAAGAATATAATAAACTATATTTCACACTTAATTTGAATTAATAGTTTCATTGTAGACCTTTAGGATGTGCCTAGTGTAATCATGTGTTTTCTTGGCAAGGTCTATCACAGCACACCCATGTGTTGTCATATCTGTAATGTCTGCCTGGTAACAGTGGGACATTATTAATTATGATTGGGCTGATGCTGCTGACAGAGACCTCCAGACTGGTTGGCATGATAGTGGGAGACAaatattcaacacacacacacagatattacATTGGGAAGTGACAAGGTGCAGTCTATCCTGATAATTTGTAGTTCTGTGCAGCAAAGTGTTGGTGCAGATGAGTGTAAACGTCTTTGTGTCCTGTACCTCTGCCGTTATAAGTCTTCTTCAAAGCTCAAACTGAACCATCTGAGACGGGAAGCCACGATGACAACTACTTATTAAGCTAGAAATGGTTCAGAGATAGGGAGATAGTTCGGTGATAACTACAGAGATTGTTCGGGGATTTGGTGTGCAGAAACGTGCAGCAACTTCGTCATCATAAAAATATCTAGTCTACTGGTGTTGTGCATAAATGTGTCTTGCTTCCATTGAGGTCTTGATAACATAATAAACTCTGTTATATTTGTAATACAATTGGAATAGTATTTTTTGTAGTAGTAATATGAATATTGTAGGCCTAGCCTATGTTGTGTTGTCTATGTAGAACTAATTTACTTCAgaagaaaatactaggcctactcaactcaatgatatatataatTAGGCtaaaataataatcacaataataataacattgtgtttttttgttgcaatTGTTTAATTTTGTTTAATCATCATATTCGTGATAAATGTAAACACTGCTCTCACACAACACTCACCAGGAAAGATGTCTACAATGTACAACATCAATAATTAGTCTAGTATTAATAGAAATGGCCTGCTTATGAAAACCTTGAGTTCACAACCTGTTAATGCTGACAAGACACCGTCATACAATATCGTGGATTATATAATCATCGGAATCACGTATTTCAACAAACTAACTAGATGTTTGCAATAAAACATTTACCATTGTTGAAAAATTATTAATATAGGAAATATATTAAAAAGCCTACATATGTATAGATTACAGTCTtacaaatgtaacctttatttaactcgacaagtcagttaagaacaaattcttaattacggCCTACATTAATGGCAATATCGATGCCATCTTAATTTTTCTTCATTGAAAAGATGTGTCCTACTTAATTTGACAAGTTCATCCTTCAATTAATGAGCGATAGTAGGCCTATTTCATACATtggaataataaaaaaatattaacatTCATATTCAAAAACGTCTTCATTGAAAAGTACGCCTGAAAATGTATTTGTACACCACTGTAAGAAAAAACGATTATTTTCTAAAATGCTTTGGGCCTTTATGTTATCATTAGCCTATTTACGCTGGAAAAGAAAACGCCAAAAACTAACCGGTCCAATATTTTTTAACTACTAGGATGTTGCATACATGCATTATTTCCAAAATAACCATGCGTGTGATTTCACAGGCCTAATAATTATACAACGGCCTAGCCTACTGATATACTACAGATGTAAATCCATATTTTATAGGCTATTTCGACATGCAGTAGGATATTTTTTTTCTAAGGACACTGCATTCCAAAGTCCTATTTGAAATGTCCATGTAGAATAGATTTAGCAGTGCGAATCTTCAGTCaaagcaaaaaaatctaaaataaccAAGACATAACCCCACGCAACAACTGTCATCAAACCTGTCATTCTAGTCGCCGTGTCTAATATTAGATCAGGTACAGTCCAGAGGCTGTGGACAATACAGACACACTAATCGTCAAGAATAAAACAAAACGAAAATAAGTCAACGAGAATAATAAACACGAGCAAAATACAACCTAAAATTCACGTTTTAttcaaaacaaataaatacgCAAAACCCTGTCATATGTCATAGCCTAACATACAGTAGCATTCAACGAAGCAGTTTAAAATGAGCAGTTGAAGAAAATCCGTAAAAATGTCAAAAAGACAGCCTGAAAGAGAGTAGAAAAGGGCTCTGTTTTTTCTCTCGCCAATGCGTAGGTGGACTTCCGATACTCGAGACTACTACCTTTAGTTTAAATTGTATATAAAACCCGGGGATTAATTTGTTGTTGATAAACTGGAGGCGGTGACGAATCAGATGGCGATTGGACATCCTCGTTCATAACCCTCCCTTTATAATTTCCCGAAGAGCGTCCGGGCTGTTAAACACAGAAAGACTCAGCCGCCTCCACgacgccctcacacacacacacacacacagacagacagacagacagcaccgcGCACTTTCATATGCGGATCCATAACTAAAGCAGAGATTAGAGAAATAACAAAAACGAGGTTGTTTTGACTACTGACGTGAGAGGGTGTATTATGGATTTTTGATAATTATTCGCAAATCGAagtacatacattttccaacTGCAGTTCAATGCAAACGCGTATGCTTTAGACCGGCGAGATTATTACGCATGTGCCCCAACAAGCAATAATAGGCTTGGTTGGGACTTTTGGaacacatttttttctttttaatagcGTTCTTTCTTCTCTAAAATTGGCTCCCGTACAAACAGCCGCGTTGGATCCGTCGGCTTACTGCGAGACTCCGGTCTACAACCCGGATCTCTGCCCTAACATGATAGCCGCCCAGGCCAAACTGGTGTACCACCTCAACAAATACTACCAGGAGAAATGCCAATCTCGGAAGGCAGCCATCTCCAAGACAATCCGGGAGGTGTGCAAGGTGGTGTCGGACGTCTTGAAGGAGGTGGAGGTGCAGGAGCCCCGCTTCATCAGCTCTCTCAACGAGATGGACAACCGCTTCGAGGGGCTAGAGGTCATCTCCCCCACAGAGTTCGAGGTGGTGCTCTACCTCAACCAGATGGGGGTATTTAACTTCGTGGATGATGGGTCTCTGCCGGGTTGCGCCGTGCTCAAGCTGAGCGACGGCCGCAAGAGGAGCATGTCTCTCTGGGTAGAATTCATCACCGCCTCCGGCTACCTCTCTGCGCGCAAGATCCGCTCCAGATTTCAGACCCTAGTGGCGCAGGCCGTGGATAAATGCAGCTATAGAGATGTTGTCAAAATGGTGTCTGACACCAGCGAGGTGAAGTTACGCATCAGAGACAGATACATCGTTCAGATCACCCCGGCTTTCAAATGCACCGGGATCTGGCCCCGCAGCGCGGCGCACTGGCCACTACCGCACATCCCCTGGCCGGGGCCCAACAGGGTAGCCGAAGTAAAGGCCGAGGGATTTAACCTTCTCTCTAAAGAGTGCTACTCGTTGAACGGAAAACAAAGTTCGGCAGAGAGCGACGCCTGGGTCCTGCAGTTCGGCGAGGCCGAGAACCGCCTACTCCTGGGAGGTTGCAGGAAGAAATGTCTGTCGGTCCTCAAAACGTTACGAGACCGGCACCTTGAGCTGCCTGGGACGCCCCTCAACAACTACCACATGAAGACTCTGGTTTCTTATGAGTGTGAAAAACATCCACGGGAGTCAGACTGGGACGAGAACAACCTCGGGGACCGTTTGAACGGGATTCTATTGCAGCTTATTTCGTGTTTGCAGTGCAGGAGGtgtccccattacttcctgcctaATCTAGACCTGTTCCAGGGGAAACCTCATTCTGCTCTAGAAAATGCTGCCAAACAGACCTGGCGACTGGCGAGAGAGATTCTGACCAACCCCAAAAGCTTGGAGAAACTCTGAGGTAAATGTGTGCTATAGTGAAGGAGGGTCAGTGAGAGGCCTGGTGATGTATCAAAGGACTATGGACAGAAATGGTCACTGTGCCTCTGTTTTATTCACCGTCTTGTAAAATGTGACTATCCTCTGATGAGGAAGAAGTTTACGCTGATATCATTTTTATGACCCATAGTCAAATATGACCCTTCTCTTTATTCTATTCTGTGATTTAGGAGTAAATTGTACCATCAATCCACATTCAAGGTTAGGTTACAATTCAGTATTAATCTTTCGTTATTTCTCTCCATGCCCACGGTTGTCTAAATCGTTTATTTGCTTAAATGCTTTAAAATAAAGCCCCCATACAAGCCTTGACTAAATATTTATACTGTAAATACATTCATAGGTTGTGATTCCAGTGGTCTGAAATTGTGAATGTTGTTCTGTGACATGTAAACTTAGGAGTTCAATTACACCTTTTAaagtaaaacttttttttatcTGGTAGAAAATACATTCATTTAGTACATTCATTTCAGTAATAGTCTGCTGTATCTGTTGTCAGTGGACATTTTCTAATTTTGAAAGTTTACATTTTGATGGTACTAtttgttacatttaaaaaaaaaacattccataAACATACTTGAATTCTTATTTAAAGTATACTGGATACTTTTTTGTTTGTACCTTGCTTACATGATAAAACCTGAAAATAAgaacatatatataaatacaaattGAGAAGAAAAAATGCACTTGAAATACACTGGATTATAACATTTGTGATCTGATTTTTTATTCCTGTCTCTGAATTAATTTAAAGAGTTAGCCTAATAAAAACTAGCTATGTAATATTTGTGTCCCAATCATGATTAATTAAATGTATAACTTGTATTTTTT is a window encoding:
- the LOC115206230 gene encoding putative nucleotidyltransferase MAB21L1, with the translated sequence MIAAQAKLVYHLNKYYQEKCQSRKAAISKTIREVCKVVSDVLKEVEVQEPRFISSLNEMDNRFEGLEVISPTEFEVVLYLNQMGVFNFVDDGSLPGCAVLKLSDGRKRSMSLWVEFITASGYLSARKIRSRFQTLVAQAVDKCSYRDVVKMVSDTSEVKLRIRDRYIVQITPAFKCTGIWPRSAAHWPLPHIPWPGPNRVAEVKAEGFNLLSKECYSLNGKQSSAESDAWVLQFGEAENRLLLGGCRKKCLSVLKTLRDRHLELPGTPLNNYHMKTLVSYECEKHPRESDWDENNLGDRLNGILLQLISCLQCRRCPHYFLPNLDLFQGKPHSALENAAKQTWRLAREILTNPKSLEKL